One Streptococcus sp. S1 DNA window includes the following coding sequences:
- a CDS encoding UDP-N-acetylglucosamine--N-acetylmuramyl-(pentapeptide) pyrophosphoryl-undecaprenol N-acetylglucosamine transferase → MKKIMFTGGGTVGHVTLNLLLIPKFIEDGWEVHYIGDKKGIEYQEIKKSGLDVRFHSIATGKLRRYFSFQNMMDVFKVAWGTLQSIAILLRVRPQVLFSKGGFVSVPPVIAARLTRVPVYIHESDLSMGLANKIAYKFATKMYTTFEQAHGLTKSEHIGAVTKVTDHIPTTSEELEEKTKGFRKDLPTLLFVGGSAGARVFNEFVTEHKAELLQHYNIINLTGDSTLNQAGGGLYRVDYVTDQYLPMLQKADLVVTRGGANTLFELLAMNKLHLIVPLGKEASRGDQIENAQYFVDKGYAEQLQEDQLTLETFNETIQEMLKQSQVYHQAMEKSTELLSLDDFYGLLQKDISKGKDDGRQ, encoded by the coding sequence ATGAAAAAAATAATGTTTACTGGTGGGGGAACCGTGGGACATGTGACCCTTAATCTCCTCTTGATTCCAAAATTTATCGAAGATGGATGGGAAGTCCATTATATTGGGGACAAAAAAGGAATCGAATACCAAGAGATCAAAAAGTCTGGCTTAGACGTACGCTTCCATTCAATTGCAACAGGGAAATTGCGTCGCTATTTCTCTTTCCAAAATATGATGGATGTGTTCAAGGTGGCTTGGGGAACGCTCCAGTCCATTGCAATCCTGCTTCGTGTGCGCCCACAAGTTCTCTTCTCAAAAGGGGGATTTGTCTCGGTGCCACCAGTGATTGCGGCTAGACTCACGCGTGTACCTGTCTATATCCATGAGTCCGATCTTTCTATGGGATTGGCCAATAAAATTGCTTATAAATTCGCTACCAAGATGTACACAACTTTTGAGCAAGCACATGGTTTGACAAAGAGTGAGCATATCGGTGCGGTAACCAAGGTCACAGATCATATTCCGACAACTTCTGAAGAATTAGAAGAAAAAACAAAAGGTTTCCGAAAAGACTTGCCGACCCTTCTCTTTGTCGGAGGATCAGCCGGTGCGCGTGTCTTTAATGAATTTGTGACAGAGCACAAAGCAGAGCTCTTGCAGCACTACAATATCATCAATTTGACGGGTGATTCAACATTGAATCAGGCTGGGGGCGGCTTGTATCGAGTGGATTATGTAACCGATCAGTATTTACCCATGCTCCAGAAGGCTGATTTAGTGGTGACTAGAGGTGGAGCCAATACCTTATTTGAACTCTTAGCCATGAACAAACTCCACCTGATCGTACCGCTAGGAAAAGAAGCCAGCCGTGGCGATCAGATTGAAAATGCCCAATATTTTGTGGATAAAGGTTATGCAGAGCAATTGCAGGAAGATCAATTGACGCTCGAAACCTTCAATGAAACCATTCAAGAAATGTTGAAGCAAAGCCAAGTCTACCACCAAGCAATGGAAAAATCGACAGAACTCCTTTCACTAGACGATTTTTATGGCCTGCTTCAAAAAGATATCAGTAAGGGAAAAGATGACGGACGACAATAA